From the Zymomonas mobilis subsp. pomaceae ATCC 29192 genome, the window ATCGTGTTCGTTCTATGCATCGCGATTATGGTATGGCAGCCCTGACGGCTTTTACGTTATTTTCCATCGTTATGATGATCTCTTGTTTTTGGATCGGAACAAGCTGGCCTAATGGTGCAACGGGCTGTTTGATGGCGGTCATGTCTTTTGGGTTGTCGGCGCAAGGTGGTGATCCTATTAAGACGCAAACCAATTATTTGATTGGGGCCTTTATTGGCGTTGTTTTAGCTGGATTCTATCTTTTTGCTGTCATGACACAAATTCATGAATTTGAATTGGTGATGCTGACATTGTTCCCTGTCTTATTTGTGACTGGCTATTTGACTGCCGATCAAAAATATTTACCGACAGTCCGGCCTTTTATCGTTGTTTTTAACCTGACGATGGCCATTCATCCTGCTTATTCAGCTGATTTTGAGCTTTATTTTAATAATGGTCTCGCCATCGTTGCGGGCGTCGGTGGTTCGCTTATCGGTATAAAAGTGATGCGTGTTATCGGTGCCGATATGATGATACGGCGTCTGTTACAGTCGGGATGGCGCGATCTTGCTTCTACGTTAAGAAGACCTGGAACACCGGATATCGTTGACTGGTCAAGCCGTATGCTGGATCGTATTGGCCTCATGGCACCGCGCATATCTGCTATAAGCCCTGATCAGACGGGTATTCGGGACGATGGTATTCGGGATTTGCGTATCGGAATTTGTATGCTTCGTTTACGTCAACTAGCCACCCGCGTTGATGAGACAGTTCGACATCAAATAACGACTTTGGCTCAAGCTATTGCCGGTTATTATGATGAACTGTCCCATTCTCCTAATATGGAATCATCAGAGGCTATCCTGACCGATATAGATAAGGTCATTGATAGTTTTGTTGACTTGCATAATTCGATAGATCGTCGTGAAGGTCTGACAGCGCTGGTAAGTCTTCGTCGCAACATGTTTCCTGAAGCACCAGGATTCATCAAACAACGGAGGTTGGCATGATAACCGGAGAATTTGATGTTGTCGGTGTTTATATGCATCCACTCGTCGTGGGTGCTGCCATTTCGATATTGATTACCCAACTCATTTCAGTGATTTTGAGTAAACTTAATCTTTATCGTTTCGTCTGGCATCGTGGATTATTTGACACCGCGTTGCTGATTGTTATTTGGGGTATGATTACCGGCTATATTTCTGTAGCCGGTAACCCTGTCGCCTTTTTTCGCTTGTAGGGGGGGACATGGATCGGAGATCCGTCCTGCGCGTTCTCGTAACGCTATTTGTCGTTTTGGTGGCTGTTTGGGTCAGCTTACGCATGTGGTTTTATTATGAACGTGAACCATGGACACGTGATGGTCGTGTTCAGGTCGATGTTGAAAACGTAACGCCTGATGTATCTGGACTGGTCACTGATGTTCTCGTCCGAGAGAACCAGTATGTGACGGCTGGAACCCCTCTCTTTGTCGTCGATCGTGTTCGCTTTCGTCTGGCTTTAGAGGCTGCAGAAGCGGAAGTCGCCAATGTTGCTTCCCGTCTGGAACAAGCTGAACGTGAAAACCGGCGTAATATCCGGTTAGGTGATTTGGTCTCGACCGAAATTTTAGAGCAAGGCGCCTCTAAAGTTGACGAGTTGGCAGCGGAATTAGAGCGTGCCAAGGCTAATCTCAATACAGCACGTGTTAACGTCGTCCGTTCTGTTGTTCGGGCTTCTGTTGATGGCTGGATTACGAATTTCTCCTTAAGACCCGGAAATTATGCAACCGCAGGCCGACCTGAATTTGCGCTTTTGGATCGTCGCTCTTTACGTATTGTCGGTTATTTCGAAGAAACAAAATTACCGCGTATCCGTATAGGGGATAAAGTTTCTATTCGACTTATGGGTGAAAAACGCATTATCGAAGGTCATGTTGATTCAATGGCGCGCGGTATTGCGGATCGTGAATTAAACGCGACGTCTTCCTTGATGGCTAATGTTAATCCGACCTTTACTTGGGTGCGTTTACCGCAACGTATTCCGGTTCGTATTACAATTGACCATGTACCAGAAGGCATTCGTTTAGTGGCAGGGCGGACAGCTACAGTTTCGGTGCATTATAACTCTCATATTCGTCCTATATTGCCTCCGGTTATTACAGGCGGTGTACCTGCTATCTTGGATGACAACACTGTTTCGGATAGTATTGTTAATACTCTTGGAAATAATGAGATGAGTAGTACGACGCATATTACTACGAATACATCTGAGACTATCAATAAGACATCCTCTCATACGGCTCCCAATACGACAGTACATAATCAGTCAGTTCATCAGACAACATCTGTTACGCATCAAGAGAAGGTGAAGAACGTCAAGGCTGAGGAGCATGCACGGTGAAATTGCAGCGGATATCCCTGCTGACGGTCACAATTTTGGCATCATTAACGGCTGGATGTGTACTAGGACCTAAGTATAAGCGTTCTGATAAGGCGGCTATTGAACGTCCTACAGCAAAGGGCAATTTCGTTAGTAGCCAGAATAAGGCTTTTACGAGGATGCCTGACCTGCCGGATCATTGGTGGCATCTCTATGATGAGCCTCAGCTGGACAAACTTATCGAGGAAGCTTTTACCCATAATAATGATTTAAAAGTAGCTGCAGCGGATATCACACGGGCTACAGCCGCTTTGGCGCGGGCACGGGATGCCAAGCGTATCGGCACTAATCTGAATACATGGGCAAACTATATCGAATTTTCGGATCAAAGATATTTGGTTAATAGTGCCAACAGGCCCCATATTCCTGATGCTTTCGCTACTTCTTTAGATGCGATTATTTCCTATCAGGTCGATTATCTGGGGCAGCTGAAACGGGCAATTCAGGCGGCAAATGCCGATGAAGAAGCCAATCGTTCAGCCTATGATATGGTCCGTATCACAGTGGCTGCCAACACGGCACAAGCTTATGTCGAAGTATGTGCCACTGGTCATGATATCGCTATTACCAAAGAATTGATCGCGCTTTCTGAACGTTCTGCTTCTTTGATTTCGCGTATGCGTTCAACAGGCCGTGCGATGGTCACCGATGTTAGACGTCAGATGGCTTTGGAAGCCCAGATCAAAGCCGCATTGCCTCAACAGATTGCACGAAAACAGGTTGCGCTTTTCAGTTTAGCTGTTCTAACTGGCCGACCGCCGGCTGAATTTCCGGCAGAAGTCGCGAATTGCGAGGAAGAGCCTATCTTGCGGCAGCCTATACCTGTAGGTGATGGTGAGACTTTGTTAAACCGCCGTCCCGACGTCCGTAGTGCCGAATATCATTTGAAATCGGCAACTGCCGAAATCGGTGTGGCTATGGGTGAGATGTGGCCTAAAATCACACTGGGGGCCGCTGCCGGTTCAACGGGTATGGCTAACCATATGTTCGGTGGTCATACCCGAGAATTCAATTTAGGGCCTGGGGTGACGTGGCAGGTACCTAATCGGAATAGAGCAAGAGCTGAAATTCTGGCTGCCAGAGCAGAAACTCGTATAGCGTCTGCTCAATTCGATCAAACAGTATTAAATGCTATCAAGGAAACTGAAGCTGCTTTAACCACTTATTCGCATGATCTCGACTATCGCGAACAAGTCGCTTTAGCGCGTGACCGTGCCGATGCCGCCGATAAAGACATTCATCGTCTTTTTTCGCTGGGTCGCATCAACGCCTTACCTGTCTTGGATGCAGATCGCAGTTTGTTACAGTATGAGCAACAACTTGTGTCTGCCGATGGCAGGATTTCTGATGACCAGATCAGAATTTTCTTGGCCTTAGGCGGTGGTTGGTCACGTGATAAGGATCAAATAGAACGTGAACGCCTCAGTGGTACGGCACCAACCCCAAGAATTGTTCGGGCAAAAGGTATTATCCAGCATATTGGAGATGTGACGGGTATCCGTGCTGAAATTGGTAAGGGCGGGGATTTATCCCATGAAAAGGATGCTAAATTAAATAATAGTAACGAGGCTCCACAGCCCGTACAGCCCCCTAAGCCGTTAACCAATAATCAAGGCGTCCTCAATAGTGAGGGCGAGCTAGAAAAACCTGAATCTTAGTAAGGCATTATTAGTAAAAATAAATTTTTATTATACGGGAAGAGGTCTGAAATAAGGGCTCTTCCTGTTTTTTTTGAGGGGGGTATTTAGAGCAAACCAATGCTATGAAAGCTCTGACATTTTTTATTAGCAAAAATTAAATGATCAATTAATTGAATACCTGCCATTCGGGTAACAAGGGCTAATCGCCTTGTTGTTTCCTTATCCATATAGCTAGGCGTAGGATCTCCACTTGGATGATTATGGGCAACGATTAAACTATCCGCACTTAATATAATAGCATGGCGTAAAATATTACGGACATCCAGATAAGACATCAGATGATCGCCAACATTCTCACCGATTACGGCTAGAATATTGCCTTCCGACGTCATGTAAGCAATATGAACCTGTTCAATTTTCAGCCCAACAAAGCGCCATTCAAACAAGCCGATTGCGTCTTCAAGACATCGCACACATCCGCGATGATGTCTTGATTCTTGTCGATCGCTAATCGCTAGGGACAGTTTCATAGCTTAATTTTGGAGTTTTCTAAGAAAATTTTCTAGTATGGTACTATCCATTCTGGGAATTTTTCTAATAAAAGTAAGAAAAATAATATTCATTTTTTGAACAGTGCTGCATTTATGCAGCATTTTCTACTTCATAATGGATTTTTTCGGAATAGAATATGAATAGAAAAACAAAAAAATTTTTACCAAGCCTATGGCTAATGACAGATGAGCGCCTCGGGGAATCACTGATACCCGCCATAAAACGCTTACCACGACATAGCGGTATCATTTTTAGACATTATTATTTACCATTAAAAGATAGAAAAAAATTATTTTTTAAGATAAAAAAAATAGCCAAAAAAAGAAATATAATTTTATTTCTTGCTGATTCGCCCCAACGGGCAGCAGCCTGGCGAGCCGATGGCGTTCACGGTTCAAATTCTCTGAAAAGAACAGCTCGTCCTTTACTTCGTAGCAAGGCTATCCATAATCAATATGATATTGCTACCGCTCAAAAATGTGATTTAGTCTTATTATCGCCTATTTTTGCTACGCGTTCACATCCGGGAAAAGCACCTTTAGGTCGCGTCAAATTTCTCCAGCTTAGCCGTTTTATTAAGCCTGCAATCATCGCTTTAGGAGGAATTAAGGCTAAAACCCTTCGTGCCTTACCTGCGGTATCGGGTTTTGCGGGCATTGACATCTGGCAGAATAATGAACTGCAATCATGCGTTATCGGGCGGCGTTGGCTGTATAAAAATAACAGGATTAATCGGCGATTTTAAAAATCGCCCTATAATTTTTTCCATGCGCATGTTTTTCTTTATTCCATAAAAAAGCAGGCCATCAATAAGGATGACCCGCTTTTCTATAAAACTATTTTTTACCGGTTAAGCCGGAACTGATTCTTCAGTCTTGAAGATTAAATGGCTATCACCTTCGTCAACTTTTACTGTCTGTCCATCGTGGATTTCACCCTTTAGTAATTCTTCTGCTAAAGGATCTTGAAGATATCTTTGGACTGCTCGCCTTAGCGGCCGTGCGCCATAGACAGGATCATATCCGACACGCCCTAACCATGCGCGTGCTTTATCCGATAACTCAAGGGTAATTTTACGATCTGCCAGCAATTTGCAAAGGCGATTGACCTGAATATCAACAATCGGCCCCATATGCTCTTGACCCAGCCGATGAAACAGAATGATTTCATCAAGTCGGTTTAGAAATTCTGGCCGAAAATGGGCCCGAACCACTTCCATAACTTTAGGCTCGACACTTTCCACTGATTCATCATCGCTCAGATTGGCAAGATATTGTGCCCCTAAGTTTGAAGTAAGGACGATTAACGTGTTGGAAAAGTCAACTGTCCGTCCTTGACCATCGGTCAAACGGCCATCATCCAATACTTGAAGCAAGATATTGAAGACATCCTGGTGGGCTTTTTCGACTTCATCAAACAAGATGACCTGATAAGGCCGACGACGGACAGCCTCGGTTAACACCCCGCCTTCTTCATAGCCGACATATCCCGGAGGTGCCCCGATCAAACGCGCAACCGCATGCTTTTCCATAAATTCTGACATATCAATGCGCACCATGGCGCGATCATCATCGAACAGAAAGCTTGCCAGCGCTTTTGTGAGTTCGGTTTTACCAACACCGGTAGGACCGAGGAACAGGAAAGAGCCCATCGGTCGGTTCGGATCTTGTAAACCGGCGCGTGAACGACGGACAGCCCGACTAACAGCCTTGACCGCTTCTGCTTGTCCAATAACCCTTTTACCCAGAATATCTTCCATATGGACAAGTTTTTCGCGTTCGCCTTCCAGCATTTTATCAACGGGAATACCTGTCCAACGCGAAACGATCGAGGCAATATCCTGACTGGTGACTTCTTCCCGCAGCATAGCGCCCTGCGCTTCATTTTGCGCATCACTAAGCTGCTTTTCCAGCTGTGGAATAATGCCATAGCTAAGCTCACCTGCTTTTGTCAGGTCGCCAGAGCGTTCAGCTTGTTCGAGGGCAATACGGGCATGATCCAGCTTTTCTTTTAACCGGGCTTCTGCCTTGATTTTGTCCTGTTCATTCTTCCAACGCGCCGTCAATTCCGATGACTGTTGCTCCAGATCGCCCAAATCATGTTCAAGGGTTTTAAGTCGATCGCGTGAAGCCTCATCATCTTCTTTACGAAGCGCTTCCCGTTCGATTTTAAGCTGAATAATCCGTCTATCGAGGGATTCGATTTCTTCTGGCTTGGAATCTACCTCCATCCGCAGACGGCTGGCGGCCTCATCCACCAAATCAATGGCTTTATCCGGTAAAAATCGGTTGGTAATGTAGCGATTGGAAAGCGTCGCCGCCGAAACAAGGGCCGCATCAGTAATCCGAACACCATGATGCGCTTCGTATTTCTCTTTCAATCCGCGGAGAATCGATATCGTATCGGCAACCGTAGGTTCGCCAACATACACAGGCTGAAAACGACGCTGCAAAGCAGGATCCTTTTCAACATATTTACGATATTCATCAAGCGTGGTCGCGCCGATACAATGCAATTCACCCCGCGCCAAAGCCGGTTTCAATAAATTGCCAGCATCCATGGCGCCATCTGATTTGCCCGCCCCGATAAGGGTATGCATTTCATCAATGAAGAGAATTATCTGACCATCAGACTGCTTTACTTCATCTAAAACGCCTTTTAAGCGCTCTTCAAATTCGCCCCGATATTTGGCACCTGCGATCAAAGAGCCCATATCAAGCGCCATTAAAACGCGATCGCGCAGGCCTTCTGGAACGTCGCCATTGACTATTCTTAAGGCCAGCCCTTCAACAATAGCCGTCTTACCAACGCCCGGTTCACCGATCAAAACGGGATTGTTTTTGGTGCGACGTGCCAAAATTTGAACGGTACGCCGAATCTCTTCATCCCGTCCAATAACAGGATCCAGCTTACCTTCGCGGGCAGCTTCGGTTAAGTCACGGGCGAATTTTTTCAAAGCATCGTAACGATCTTCGGCACTGGCTGTATCTGCCGTCCGTCCAGAACGTAATTCATTGATGGCTGTATTTAAAGCTTCAGCCTTAAGACCCGCATCCTTCAGGATTTTACCAACGGTCGTTTCCGGCAACAAAGTCATTGCCAAAAGTAATCTTTCAACCGTGACATAAGAATCACCGGCCTTGGTCGCCACCTGTTCGGCCTGATCTAAAAGACGGATAGCATCGTTATCCAAGCCGGGGGGGGTATTGGCCCCGCTACCTGATACGGAAGGAATTTTTGAAAGTGCGGCATCCGTTTCCCGAACCGCAATGGTAGGATCACCCCCAGCACGCCGGATCAAGCCGGATGCCATACCCTGTTCATCTTCCAATAAAGCTTTGAGCAAATGTTCAGGCGCAATTCTTTGATGATTAAGGCGGATGGCTACCGTCTGCGCTGATTGAATAAAGCCCTTGGCCCGATCGGTTAACTTTTCAAAATTCATAGATCGTCTCCTGACTTAATGGGCAAGATGGGGGGCGCGATCGGACAACTCAAGTATTGCTTGTTAAAAATTTATGATTTCATTTGAGTGATATTGTTTGATAATAAAAATTAAATATTTATTATGAACACAAATAAAAATTACTTATTATTTTATTTTAATTATATTTTTATTCAATGAGCAGGGTAATTTTGTGAAGAAATTAAGCCATTTTTGGGCTTGTTTAGTTCTAACGTCCACTATTATCAGTCCGGTTGCGCTTAAGGCCACAGAACCGACAAAACATAAGGCAAAATCACCTATTTCTTTATTAAAATTAGCTAACCAGATTACCCTTCCTTGGCAATCTTTCACGCTTGATAATGGGTTACAGGTATTAGTTCATACCGATCATAAAGCACCCGTAGTCGGCGTGTCCGTCTGGTATCATATCGGATCAAAAGACGAGCCTACCGGAAAAACAGGTTTTGCCCATCTTTTTGAACATTTAATGTTTGAAGGCTCTGAAAATATCTCGGGGAGCTTTTGGAAACCTTTACGGGAAGCGGGTGCCACAGATAGTAATGGCACCACCAATTTTGACCGTACCAATTACTTTGAAACTATTCCTACACCTGCTCTTGATCGTATCTTATATATGGAAAGTGACCGTATGGGTCATTTTCTAGGGGGGCTTACACAGGAAAAGCTTAACAATCAGCGCGCTGTTGTTCAAAACGAAAAGCGCGAAAGAGATAATCGTCCTTACAGTGCAGTCAGCTATGCCATAACCTCAGCGTTAACCCCTGAAGGTCATCCCTATCATCACGAAACTATCGGTTCGATGGCAGATTTAGATGCCGCTAGTTTGGATATGGTCAAAGATTGGTTCCATCAAAATTATGGCCCCAATAATGCTATTTTAGTGTTAGCGGGTGATATTGAAGTTGCTAAGGCCAAGACTTTGGTAACCCAATATTTCGGAGATATTCCGCGTGGCTCCGACGTCGTTCATCCCGATACACCTATTTGGACCCTTCCCAAGCGTAAGGATGAAATCCTTACCGATAAAGTAGCCCTTTCAAAAATTTATCGTGCATGGAGTATTCCCAGCTATCATAGCTCCGACCTAATTCCCTTAAGTATAGGGGCCGATATTCTGGGCGGGTTAGCCTCTTCGCGATTAGATCAAATTCTGGTTCATCAAGAACAATTAGCCGTCGATGTCAGCGCCAATACCCAAAGCTTTGAAGGGCAGGGGCGCTTTATCGTTTCGGTCACGGTGAAACCGGGGGTTAATCCTCAATATGTTTCGCAACGGTTAGATAAAATTTTATCAGATTATTTGACAGAAGCGCCGACAATAGATGAAGTAAGTCGTTCGGCTATGGGTATTTTATCAAGCAGTGTAACGGAATCTGTTAGCACGAAAGGCCCGATATTAGCCCAAGGATTACTTTATCTTAAAGACCCTGATTATTATAAAAAAGCTTTACAGGCAGTAGCGACGGTTTCCCCTCAGGATGTGAAAGACGCCTTACAAAAATGGCTATCGCGTCCTGTTTATGCCTTAACTATTCTACCGGGTGCACAACAGTCCTATCCAGAATCGCAATCAGCTTTAACCGGAAAAAGGCAAGCGCAAGGAAAAACAGACGCATCCCTATCTTCGGAGGCTGTTAAAACAGAGAAAAACAAGCGTTCGCCGATGCCGGGCGTGGGTGACGTGCCGGATGTTCGCTTTCCAATTATCACTCACAGTCAATTAAAGAACGGTATCAAAATTAGTTATGCCCAGCGTTCAGCGGTGCCACTTACCGCTGTTCTGATGAGTTTTGATGGGGGCATAACGGCAGACACAGCCTTACCCGGGACAGAAAGCATGATGCTTTCGATGCTTTCTGAAGGCACAAAAAACAAAAATGTCATTGATCTTGCTATGGCCAAAGAACGATTAGGCGCTTCTGTCAGTTTTGGCGCAGGCGACGATTATAGTTCAATGAGTTTTGTTAGCCCCAGTGTTACCTTTAAGGATACTGCCGATCTGGCATCCGAGATGCTGTTTTCTTCGACTTTTCCCCAAGAAGAATTGACGCGCCTCAAGGCAAAAGCGCTCGCTAACCTCTCGGCTAACCGACAATCCCCCCGCTGGTTGGCTGCACGGGCCATGCATCAAAAATTTTATGCAGTAGGGCATCCTTATCGGCATCTGGTAACAGAAGAAACCATCCAAAAGATTACACGTGAAGATTTGATCGCCTTTAGGGAAAAATGGATGCATCCCTATAAAGCGCATATTTTTATTGTCTCTGATCAGCCTTTATCAAAACTTATCCCAGAGCTGAATAGCCGTTTAGGGGGATGGACTGTGCCTTTAAAGGCTGCCGATACGAAAGCCGCAAAGGCCTCTTCTGAAAATCCTGCATCCGATATTTTGCTGATTAACCGTCCGCGATCACCCCAATCAGTCATTATGGCAGGCACTATTCTACCTCTGAGAGAAAAAGAAAATCAGGACGCGTTATTCGATCTTGATGTAGCGAATGTTATTTTAGGCGGTAATTTCACCTCTCGCCTTAATATGGATTTGAGACAATCAAAAGGATGGAGTTACGGGGTCGGGAGTAGTGTCAGTGCAAGAACGCTTTCCTCTGAATTTCTGATCTCTGCGCCTGTTCAGACTAATCAGACAGGGGCTTCCATTACAGCTTTAAAAGACAATCTGACCCATTTTTTAACAGATAAGGGGATAACAGAAGAAGAATTAAAAGAGACGGTCACCAATATTATTCGTCGCACTCCAAGCACT encodes:
- the clpB gene encoding ATP-dependent chaperone ClpB, whose amino-acid sequence is MNFEKLTDRAKGFIQSAQTVAIRLNHQRIAPEHLLKALLEDEQGMASGLIRRAGGDPTIAVRETDAALSKIPSVSGSGANTPPGLDNDAIRLLDQAEQVATKAGDSYVTVERLLLAMTLLPETTVGKILKDAGLKAEALNTAINELRSGRTADTASAEDRYDALKKFARDLTEAAREGKLDPVIGRDEEIRRTVQILARRTKNNPVLIGEPGVGKTAIVEGLALRIVNGDVPEGLRDRVLMALDMGSLIAGAKYRGEFEERLKGVLDEVKQSDGQIILFIDEMHTLIGAGKSDGAMDAGNLLKPALARGELHCIGATTLDEYRKYVEKDPALQRRFQPVYVGEPTVADTISILRGLKEKYEAHHGVRITDAALVSAATLSNRYITNRFLPDKAIDLVDEAASRLRMEVDSKPEEIESLDRRIIQLKIEREALRKEDDEASRDRLKTLEHDLGDLEQQSSELTARWKNEQDKIKAEARLKEKLDHARIALEQAERSGDLTKAGELSYGIIPQLEKQLSDAQNEAQGAMLREEVTSQDIASIVSRWTGIPVDKMLEGEREKLVHMEDILGKRVIGQAEAVKAVSRAVRRSRAGLQDPNRPMGSFLFLGPTGVGKTELTKALASFLFDDDRAMVRIDMSEFMEKHAVARLIGAPPGYVGYEEGGVLTEAVRRRPYQVILFDEVEKAHQDVFNILLQVLDDGRLTDGQGRTVDFSNTLIVLTSNLGAQYLANLSDDESVESVEPKVMEVVRAHFRPEFLNRLDEIILFHRLGQEHMGPIVDIQVNRLCKLLADRKITLELSDKARAWLGRVGYDPVYGARPLRRAVQRYLQDPLAEELLKGEIHDGQTVKVDEGDSHLIFKTEESVPA
- a CDS encoding thiamine phosphate synthase → MTDERLGESLIPAIKRLPRHSGIIFRHYYLPLKDRKKLFFKIKKIAKKRNIILFLADSPQRAAAWRADGVHGSNSLKRTARPLLRSKAIHNQYDIATAQKCDLVLLSPIFATRSHPGKAPLGRVKFLQLSRFIKPAIIALGGIKAKTLRALPAVSGFAGIDIWQNNELQSCVIGRRWLYKNNRINRRF
- a CDS encoding JAB domain-containing protein → MKLSLAISDRQESRHHRGCVRCLEDAIGLFEWRFVGLKIEQVHIAYMTSEGNILAVIGENVGDHLMSYLDVRNILRHAIILSADSLIVAHNHPSGDPTPSYMDKETTRRLALVTRMAGIQLIDHLIFANKKCQSFHSIGLL
- a CDS encoding M16 family metallopeptidase gives rise to the protein MKKLSHFWACLVLTSTIISPVALKATEPTKHKAKSPISLLKLANQITLPWQSFTLDNGLQVLVHTDHKAPVVGVSVWYHIGSKDEPTGKTGFAHLFEHLMFEGSENISGSFWKPLREAGATDSNGTTNFDRTNYFETIPTPALDRILYMESDRMGHFLGGLTQEKLNNQRAVVQNEKRERDNRPYSAVSYAITSALTPEGHPYHHETIGSMADLDAASLDMVKDWFHQNYGPNNAILVLAGDIEVAKAKTLVTQYFGDIPRGSDVVHPDTPIWTLPKRKDEILTDKVALSKIYRAWSIPSYHSSDLIPLSIGADILGGLASSRLDQILVHQEQLAVDVSANTQSFEGQGRFIVSVTVKPGVNPQYVSQRLDKILSDYLTEAPTIDEVSRSAMGILSSSVTESVSTKGPILAQGLLYLKDPDYYKKALQAVATVSPQDVKDALQKWLSRPVYALTILPGAQQSYPESQSALTGKRQAQGKTDASLSSEAVKTEKNKRSPMPGVGDVPDVRFPIITHSQLKNGIKISYAQRSAVPLTAVLMSFDGGITADTALPGTESMMLSMLSEGTKNKNVIDLAMAKERLGASVSFGAGDDYSSMSFVSPSVTFKDTADLASEMLFSSTFPQEELTRLKAKALANLSANRQSPRWLAARAMHQKFYAVGHPYRHLVTEETIQKITREDLIAFREKWMHPYKAHIFIVSDQPLSKLIPELNSRLGGWTVPLKAADTKAAKASSENPASDILLINRPRSPQSVIMAGTILPLREKENQDALFDLDVANVILGGNFTSRLNMDLRQSKGWSYGVGSSVSARTLSSEFLISAPVQTNQTGASITALKDNLTHFLTDKGITEEELKETVTNIIRRTPSTYEKSSNILGGMIELALMGRPDNYYDTLNARYRALTTEALDETARRWLKADQLSWVVVGDAALVKPQLEKTGLPVTQVESEKIQ
- a CDS encoding TolC family protein produces the protein MKLQRISLLTVTILASLTAGCVLGPKYKRSDKAAIERPTAKGNFVSSQNKAFTRMPDLPDHWWHLYDEPQLDKLIEEAFTHNNDLKVAAADITRATAALARARDAKRIGTNLNTWANYIEFSDQRYLVNSANRPHIPDAFATSLDAIISYQVDYLGQLKRAIQAANADEEANRSAYDMVRITVAANTAQAYVEVCATGHDIAITKELIALSERSASLISRMRSTGRAMVTDVRRQMALEAQIKAALPQQIARKQVALFSLAVLTGRPPAEFPAEVANCEEEPILRQPIPVGDGETLLNRRPDVRSAEYHLKSATAEIGVAMGEMWPKITLGAAAGSTGMANHMFGGHTREFNLGPGVTWQVPNRNRARAEILAARAETRIASAQFDQTVLNAIKETEAALTTYSHDLDYREQVALARDRADAADKDIHRLFSLGRINALPVLDADRSLLQYEQQLVSADGRISDDQIRIFLALGGGWSRDKDQIERERLSGTAPTPRIVRAKGIIQHIGDVTGIRAEIGKGGDLSHEKDAKLNNSNEAPQPVQPPKPLTNNQGVLNSEGELEKPES
- a CDS encoding HlyD family secretion protein → MDRRSVLRVLVTLFVVLVAVWVSLRMWFYYEREPWTRDGRVQVDVENVTPDVSGLVTDVLVRENQYVTAGTPLFVVDRVRFRLALEAAEAEVANVASRLEQAERENRRNIRLGDLVSTEILEQGASKVDELAAELERAKANLNTARVNVVRSVVRASVDGWITNFSLRPGNYATAGRPEFALLDRRSLRIVGYFEETKLPRIRIGDKVSIRLMGEKRIIEGHVDSMARGIADRELNATSSLMANVNPTFTWVRLPQRIPVRITIDHVPEGIRLVAGRTATVSVHYNSHIRPILPPVITGGVPAILDDNTVSDSIVNTLGNNEMSSTTHITTNTSETINKTSSHTAPNTTVHNQSVHQTTSVTHQEKVKNVKAEEHAR
- a CDS encoding DUF1656 domain-containing protein, with product MITGEFDVVGVYMHPLVVGAAISILITQLISVILSKLNLYRFVWHRGLFDTALLIVIWGMITGYISVAGNPVAFFRL